In Ipomoea triloba cultivar NCNSP0323 chromosome 7, ASM357664v1, a single genomic region encodes these proteins:
- the LOC116025142 gene encoding YTH domain-containing protein ECT4 has translation MAAAVAPTADQTSELLQSLSLDTQTKALEIPEPTKKVSVDSTHAANGQIQPADRSLTPLIPDFMDPTLCYLPNGYPYYYGGYDGTGSEWEGYPRYVNAEGVEMPGVYGDNSSLVYQHGYGYTPYGPYSPATSPVPTVGHDGQLYSAQHYQYPTPYFQPLTSGPYPTPAAPAKGEIPISAAAADQATLTVDSANANSNGNANAGGIKGNIGSAPLRPAYQNSSFNMNGSYGRGTMPGGVASGYQDPRFAFDGLQSPLPWLDTTFSDGHSRAVNSNSFTPSNRSGIPSSRNQNSRQMGLQHPRPLSGTNTNYTTNGYMNRMYPNNYYGQYGNTFGSGLVYGSSGYNSRTNNRGWLAADNKFKPRGRGGGYYGFDNENLDGLNELNRGPRAKGSKNQKGFAPVALAVKGQQIPLTATNDNEKENSSLVPDREQYNRSDFPETYSDAKFFVIKSYSEDDVHKSVKYNVWSSTPNGNKKLDEAYKEAQLKSSGCPVFLFFSVNTSGQFVGVAEMVGPVDFNKKVEYWQQDKWIGCFPVKWHIVKDVPNSLLKHITLENNENKPVTNSRDTQEVKLEQGLQMIKIFKDHTSKQCILDDFEFYEDRQKRIQDKKAKQQLFLKQATEIKAAEEKKKEATNGELKSQIPAEVACEAIKKATPIAQSNGDIKPSESGSVANSGDLPSTAKVTPSESKSIANGVANGS, from the exons AAACTTCAGAACTTCTGCAATCGTTGTCTTTGGATACTCAGACCAAAGCATTGGAAATTCCTGAGCCAACCAAGAAG GTGTCGGTTGATTCAACCCATGCTGCTAATGGTCAGATCCAGCCGGCTGATCGGTCCTTGACTCCCTTGATACCAGATTTCATGGATCCAACTCTGTGCTATCTTCCTAATGGTTATCCATACTATTATGGAG GATATGATGGGACAGGCAGTGAGTGGGAGGGCTACCCTAGATATGTGAATGCAGAAGGAGTTGAGATGCCT GGAGTGTATGGGGACAATAGTTCACTTGTGTATCAGCACGGGTATGGTTACACTCCATATGGCCCTTATTCACCTGCTACTTCCCCAGTGCCAACTGTGGGACATGATGGTCAGTTATATAGTGCTCAACACTACCAGTATCCTACACCATATTTCCAACCTTTGACGAGTGGTCCATACCCTACTCCTGCTGCCCCTGCCAAAGGTGAGATACCAAtatctgctgctgctgctgatcAAGCAACTTTGACTGTGGATTCTGCTAATGCTAATTCTAATGGCAATGCAAATGCTGGGGGCATAAAGGGAAATATTGGATCGGCTCCTTTGAGGCCTGCATATCAGAACTCTTCCTTCAATATGAATGGGTCATATGGCAGAGGTACCATGCCTGGGGGCGTTGCTTCAGGGTATCAGGATCCAAGATTTGCTTTTGATGGGCTACAGTCTCCTCTACCATGGCTAGATACTACATTTTCTGATGGACATTCTAGGGCCGTGAATAGCAATTCTTTTACTCCATCAAACAGAAGTGGCATTCCATCTTCAAGGAACCAAAATTCTCGTCAGATG GGACTGCAACATCCAAGGCCCTTGTCTGGTACCAACACAAACTACACAACTAATGGATATATGAATAGAATGTATCCAAACAATTACTACGGTCAGTATGGTAACACCTTTGGATCTGGCTTAGTGTATGGATCAAGTGGTTACAATTCACGTACAAATAATCGTGGATGGTTGGCTGCTGACAACAAGTTCAAACCTAGGGGCAGAGGGGGTGGTTACTATGGTTTTGACAATGAGAACTTGGATGGTTTGAATGAGTTGAACAGGGGGCCAAGAGCCAAAGGTTCCAAAAATCAGAAGGGTTTTGCACCGGTTGCTCTGGCAGTTAAAGGGCAACAGATTCCGTTGACTGCAACGAATGATAATGAGAAAGAAAACTCTAGCCTGGTTCCAGATAGAGAACAGTACAATCGATCAGATTTTCCCGAGACTTACTCTGATGCAAAGTTTTTCGTTATCAAGTCTTACAGTGAGGATGATGTCCACAAAAGTGTCAAATATAATGTGTGGTCCAGCACACCAAATGGTAACAAGAAGCTTGACGAAGCTTATAAGGAGGCTCAACTGAAGTCTTCTGGCTGCcctgttttccttttcttctcg GTAAATACCAGTGGACAATTTGTTGGTGTTGCTGAGATGGTTGGTCCTGTTGATTTCAACAAAAAGGTTGAATATTGGCAACAAGACAAGTGGATTGGTTGTTTCCCTGTAAAGTGGCACATTGTAAAGGATGTCCCTAACAGCTTGTTGAAGCACATTACTCTAGAAAACAATGAGAACAAGCCTGTGACAAACAGCAGGGACACTCAAGAG GTTAAATTGGAGCAGGGCCTACAAATGATCAAGATATTCAAGGACCACACAAGCAAGCAGTGTATCCTTGATGATTTCGAGTTCTATGAGGATCGTCAGAAAAGAATTCAGGACAAAAAGGCCAAGCAACAGCTGTTCCTGAAGCAG GCGACCGAGATAAAAGCAGctgaggagaagaagaaagaagctaCCAATGGGGAACTCAAGTCTCAAATACCAGCGGAAGTTGCCTGTGAAGCTATCAAGAAAGCAACTCCTATTGCTCAGAGTAATGGGGATATCAAGCCGTCAGAGAGTGGTTCAGTTGCAAATTCTGGGGATCTTCCTAGCACTGCTAAAGTTACACCATCAGAGAGTAAATCCATAGCAAATGGGGTTGCAAATGGTTCTTAG